Within the Salvia hispanica cultivar TCC Black 2014 chromosome 4, UniMelb_Shisp_WGS_1.0, whole genome shotgun sequence genome, the region TTCATGACAGATTTTCTtcgtttgttttttcccaattTGCAAAATAGAGTTGAACCAATCCTAATTatcttatttccttttcatttcTGAATTTCTTTCTTGGTATCGACGGGGAGAACCTGCGATTGAAGAGAGGATTACCGATCGTTGAGTAAGCAAATCACCTTGGATCACTGATAAGGATATTGGCATTTAGTGGTAGACTTGAAATGGCTGCTGAAGCACTGGATTTGCTGCTACAAAGCTTACTCCAAAGAAGTGATAAGGGAGGTAGCAAATACAGCAAAAGAGATTATTGAATATCTCTTCTCCCCGCAATATCCATCAGCTGATTGTGGATCCATCCACCCAACTGTCAGACTTTCCGATCACTTGAGGGAATTGGCTGAGGAGCTCGACTCAACCGTTGGATATGTGGTTGACTACTGCAAGATCATTTCCAACTCAGTCGACGATGTGAGTGATTCTCCTTCTATTTCTTCAACATCAAGATCTGCTGTTGAGCTGATTGTCATAAATACAAACGGGTTGAGGAGATTAGCGGAGAAAATAAAGTCATGTGGCAGAGAATTAGCAGATGAAGATCCCAGTGATTCACTATCAATCACAACCAAAGATGTAACTGATTCTACTCCTGCTACATCAAACTCATCATCAAGACCTGCATCTACAACCAAATACTTTGTGGGTGACTTTGCCAAAGATCCGAGTGATTCACCATCAATATCTCCACCCACGACCAATCATGATGTGGTTGCTGGTTTTGATGAAGATATACCAAAGTTGATGAACCGAATAACTGACTATTCATCCTCTTCCTACCTACAAGTCCTCCCAATTGTCGGAATGGGAGGCATTGGTAAGTCCACACTTGCTAAATCTATTTATCATAATCCATTCACCGTAAAGCATTTTGATATTCGAGCTTGGCTCACAATATCACAAGATTATAGTGTTGAAAGTATTCCCTCACAATTACTAGCTTCGCTCAATGGAAAAGTAGATGGAGATGGAGGGGATTTGTTGAACGGAATCGAGGCAGAGAAGCATGAAATTCACAACATCTTCTTGAGGAAGAAGTATCTCATAGTAATGGACGATGTGTGGAGTGTGGAAGCTTGGGACTGCATACGGTGTCTACTTCCCGACACTCATAATGGAAGCCGGatcatatt harbors:
- the LOC125220884 gene encoding disease resistance protein RPP13-like, producing MDGSNCKEGYWHLVVDLKWLLKHWICCYKAYSKEVIREVANTAKEIIEYLFSPQYPSADCGSIHPTVRLSDHLRELAEELDSTVGYVVDYCKIISNSVDDVSDSPSISSTSRSAVELIVINTNGLRRLAEKIKSCGRELADEDPSDSLSITTKDVTDSTPATSNSSSRPASTTKYFVGDFAKDPSDSPSISPPTTNHDVVAGFDEDIPKLMNRITDYSSSSYLQVLPIVGMGGIGKSTLAKSIYHNPFTVKHFDIRAWLTISQDYSVESIPSQLLASLNGKVDGDGGDLLNGIEAEKHEIHNIFLRKKYLIVMDDVWSVEAWDCIRCLLPDTHNGSRIILTTRLMDVATYAAISWNIHMMRFLDDEDSWRLFQHKVFGDQDCPHELRSVGEKIVKDVEDCPSQLLLWQKFY